From Acidovorax sp. FHTAMBA, one genomic window encodes:
- a CDS encoding LysR family transcriptional regulator, whose translation MHLPLNALRAFEASARHLNLTRAAQELHVTQTAVSQHIRKLEDRLGKPLFRRLPRGLALTDEGQALLPAVTESFASLERALEKLGDTRPREVLTVGAVGTFAVGWLLPRLRDFQEACPFVDLRLLTHNNRVDMAGEGLDYAIRFGDGAWHGTHAERIMDAPMSVMCTPALAHSLRTAADLARQPLLRSYRTDEWAAWFEAAGAPCPVLRGAVFDSSLTLAEAAAQGAGMALLPVAMFTRELQQGRLVQPFALELHRGAYWLTHLQSRPVTGAMAAFSAWLQAQQAKTAAKIP comes from the coding sequence ATGCATCTCCCGCTCAATGCCCTGCGCGCGTTCGAAGCCTCGGCGCGCCACCTCAACCTCACGCGGGCTGCCCAGGAGTTGCACGTCACGCAGACAGCGGTCAGCCAGCACATCCGCAAGCTCGAAGACCGCCTGGGCAAGCCGCTGTTTCGCCGCCTGCCGCGCGGGCTGGCGTTGACGGACGAGGGCCAGGCGTTGCTGCCTGCGGTGACCGAGTCGTTCGCCAGCCTTGAGCGCGCCCTGGAAAAACTGGGCGACACCCGCCCGCGCGAGGTGCTGACCGTGGGCGCCGTGGGCACCTTTGCCGTGGGCTGGCTGCTGCCCCGGCTGCGCGACTTTCAAGAGGCCTGCCCGTTTGTGGACCTGCGCTTGCTCACGCACAACAACCGGGTGGACATGGCGGGCGAAGGGCTGGACTACGCGATCCGCTTTGGCGACGGCGCCTGGCACGGCACACATGCCGAACGCATCATGGACGCGCCGATGTCCGTGATGTGCACCCCGGCCCTGGCCCACAGCCTGCGCACCGCCGCCGACCTGGCACGGCAACCGCTGCTGCGCAGCTACCGCACGGATGAATGGGCTGCATGGTTCGAGGCCGCAGGCGCGCCCTGCCCGGTGCTGCGTGGCGCGGTGTTCGACTCGTCCCTCACGCTGGCCGAGGCGGCGGCGCAAGGCGCGGGCATGGCGCTGCTGCCGGTGGCGATGTTCACACGCGAGCTGCAGCAAGGTCGGCTGGTGCAGCCCTTTGCACTGGAGCTGCACCGCGGTGCCTACTGGCTCACGCACCTGCAGTCGCGCCCCGTCACGGGGGCCATGGCAGCGTTCAGTGCGTGGCTGCAAGCGCAGCAGGCGAAAACAGCCGCAAAAATACCATAG
- a CDS encoding rhodanese-related sulfurtransferase, which yields MDSVTPRYLTVALYLFVDLPDCATLRAPLQTLCDERGVRGMLLLAPEGINGTIAGAPDDVLAVLAWLRSDTRFAKLQHKEAPTDRQPFYRMRVRLKREIVTLGVPGLNPARNAGTYVKPEDWNALIDDPGVVVVDTRNDYEVGIGTFARAINPHTKSFAEFPAWVEREKQPGGVLAGKPRVAMFCTGGIRCEKSTALLRSQGFDDVFHLEGGILKYLETVPEENSRWQGDCFVFDERVSVGHGLAPGHHQLCRSCRMPLGEAELASPHYVRGVSCPYCHGTRTPEQERALAERQRQMDLAEQRGQAHLGARQPGAPARAAACDVGGCEGEPA from the coding sequence GTGGACTCGGTCACACCCCGCTACCTCACTGTTGCGCTTTACCTGTTTGTCGACCTGCCCGACTGCGCCACGCTGCGTGCGCCGCTGCAGACCCTGTGCGACGAGCGCGGCGTGCGCGGCATGCTGCTGCTGGCGCCCGAGGGCATCAACGGCACCATTGCGGGCGCACCCGATGATGTATTGGCCGTGCTGGCCTGGCTGCGCAGCGATACCCGCTTTGCGAAGCTGCAGCACAAGGAGGCCCCCACCGACCGCCAGCCGTTCTACCGCATGCGCGTGCGGCTCAAGCGCGAGATCGTGACCCTGGGCGTGCCGGGCCTGAACCCCGCGCGCAACGCCGGCACCTATGTGAAGCCTGAAGACTGGAATGCGCTCATCGACGACCCCGGCGTGGTGGTGGTGGACACGCGCAACGACTACGAGGTGGGCATCGGCACGTTCGCGCGCGCCATCAACCCGCACACCAAGAGCTTCGCGGAGTTTCCGGCCTGGGTGGAACGCGAGAAACAACCCGGCGGCGTGCTGGCGGGCAAACCGCGGGTCGCCATGTTCTGCACTGGCGGCATCCGCTGCGAGAAATCCACCGCGCTGCTCAGGTCGCAGGGGTTCGACGATGTGTTCCACCTGGAAGGCGGCATCCTGAAATACCTGGAAACGGTGCCGGAAGAAAACAGTCGCTGGCAGGGCGACTGTTTTGTGTTTGACGAGCGCGTGTCCGTGGGCCACGGCCTGGCGCCGGGGCACCACCAGTTGTGCCGGTCCTGTCGCATGCCGCTGGGCGAAGCCGAGCTCGCATCACCCCACTACGTGCGCGGCGTAAGCTGCCCCTACTGCCACGGCACCCGCACGCCCGAACAGGAACGCGCACTGGCCGAACGCCAGCGCCAGATGGACCTGGCGGAGCAACGCGGGCAAGCGCACCTGGGCGCACGGCAACCCGGCGCACCCGCGCGGGCCGCCGCCTGCGATGTGGGCGGGTGTGAGGGCGAGCCCGCGTGA
- the bla gene encoding class A beta-lactamase, with protein sequence MPLWGCAATSNAAGRNKTTREWNETLANIERTAQGRLGVAMLDMGSGLQLGWRQDERFAMASTFKAVLAGWMLALVDQGRERLDARVHYAVADVVAYSPVSGPRAGDGGGLTVGELCAATVSLSDNTAANVLLARHGGPAGFTAFVRSLGDSITRLDRTEPTLNEAAVGDPRDTTTPLAMLQTLQKLVLGDVLTPPSRAWLQRWLVETSTGDKRLRAGVPGWKVGDKTGTAGDSGTANDIGVMWPPGGGAPVLVTCYLTRSTAKPEQRDAAIAQVARAIVAARQG encoded by the coding sequence ATGCCTCTTTGGGGTTGCGCGGCTACCAGCAACGCAGCGGGCCGCAACAAGACCACCCGCGAATGGAACGAGACGCTCGCCAACATCGAACGCACCGCCCAGGGCCGTTTGGGCGTGGCCATGCTGGACATGGGCTCGGGCCTGCAGTTGGGCTGGCGCCAGGACGAGCGTTTTGCCATGGCCAGCACCTTCAAGGCGGTGCTGGCGGGCTGGATGTTGGCGCTGGTGGACCAGGGCAGAGAGCGGCTGGATGCCCGCGTGCACTACGCGGTGGCCGATGTGGTGGCGTATTCGCCCGTCAGCGGCCCCCGCGCGGGCGATGGGGGCGGGTTGACGGTGGGCGAGCTGTGCGCCGCCACCGTGAGCCTGAGCGACAACACCGCCGCCAATGTCTTGCTGGCGCGCCATGGCGGGCCGGCTGGGTTCACGGCCTTTGTGAGATCACTGGGCGACAGCATCACGCGGCTGGACCGCACCGAGCCCACGCTGAACGAGGCGGCTGTGGGCGACCCGCGCGACACGACCACGCCGCTGGCCATGTTGCAGACCCTGCAAAAACTGGTGCTGGGCGATGTGCTTACGCCACCGTCGCGCGCCTGGCTGCAGCGCTGGCTGGTAGAGACGAGCACGGGCGACAAGCGCCTGCGCGCGGGTGTGCCGGGCTGGAAGGTGGGGGACAAGACGGGAACGGCGGGAGACAGCGGCACGGCCAACGACATCGGGGTCATGTGGCCTCCCGGCGGAGGCGCCCCAGTGCTGGTGACCTGTTACCTCACGCGGTCCACCGCCAAGCCGGAGCAGCGCGATGCGGCGATTGCACAGGTGGCGAGGGCTATTGTTGCGGCCCGGCAGGGGTAG
- a CDS encoding HD family phosphohydrolase, which translates to MAQEPSLNLFRRLEQLNGIGAALSRERNIDRLLENILEAARAITGADGGTLYSVTEDGQSLKFEILRTDSLDIRLGGTTGKPIDFPHLPLRNADGSPNDSLVAAYAAIHDRTVNIADAYCAEGFDFSGTRSFDARTGYRSQSFLTVPMKNHDHELIGVLQLINARHWETGEVTTFSEADQGLAESLASQAAIALTNRLLITQLERLFESFVNLINLAIDEKSPYTGGHCQRVPALTMMLAEAVNATNQGPLAGFRMSDRDRYELKMAGLLHDCGKITTPVHVVDKATKLQTLYDRIGLVDTRFEVLKRDAELAALRRQLALRPVVDARAEGQELQALQHEIHALEEDREFLRRSNAGTEAMRPEDQQRVRDIAAMRHWRNPQGVQTSFLSAEEVENLTIRSGTLNQAERDTINYHIVATIKMLETLPWPRHLKNVPEYAGGHHERMDGKGYPRGLTRDQMSLQARMMGIADIFEALTAADRPYKSGMTLSQAIAIMCRMRDNGHIDPDLFEVFVRERVYERYGREFLEPAQVDEVPPDTLALALAVRG; encoded by the coding sequence ATGGCCCAGGAACCCTCCCTCAACCTGTTTCGCCGCCTGGAGCAGCTCAATGGCATCGGGGCCGCGCTCTCGCGCGAGCGCAACATCGACCGCCTGCTGGAGAACATTCTGGAGGCTGCCAGGGCCATCACCGGCGCGGATGGCGGCACGCTCTACAGCGTGACGGAGGACGGCCAGTCGCTCAAGTTCGAGATACTGCGCACCGATTCGCTGGACATTCGCCTGGGCGGCACCACGGGCAAGCCGATTGATTTTCCGCACCTGCCGCTGCGCAACGCCGATGGCAGCCCCAACGATTCGCTGGTGGCCGCATATGCCGCCATCCACGACCGCACGGTGAACATTGCCGACGCCTACTGCGCCGAGGGCTTTGATTTTTCAGGCACGCGCAGTTTCGATGCGCGCACGGGGTACCGCTCGCAATCGTTTCTGACCGTGCCGATGAAGAACCACGACCACGAACTGATCGGCGTGCTGCAGCTCATCAACGCGCGGCACTGGGAGACCGGCGAGGTCACCACGTTCTCCGAGGCCGACCAGGGCCTGGCCGAGTCGCTGGCCTCGCAGGCTGCGATTGCGCTCACCAACCGGCTGCTCATCACGCAGCTCGAACGCCTGTTCGAGTCGTTTGTGAACCTGATCAACCTGGCCATTGACGAAAAGTCGCCCTACACCGGTGGCCATTGCCAGCGTGTGCCCGCCCTCACCATGATGCTGGCCGAGGCGGTGAATGCCACCAACCAGGGGCCGCTGGCGGGCTTTCGCATGAGTGACCGGGACCGCTACGAGCTCAAGATGGCCGGCCTGCTGCACGACTGCGGCAAGATCACCACGCCGGTGCATGTGGTGGACAAGGCGACCAAGCTGCAAACACTGTACGACCGCATCGGCCTGGTGGACACGCGCTTTGAAGTCTTGAAGCGCGACGCCGAACTGGCCGCCCTGCGCCGCCAGCTGGCGCTGCGCCCGGTGGTGGATGCCCGTGCCGAGGGGCAGGAGCTGCAGGCCCTGCAGCACGAGATCCATGCGCTGGAGGAAGACCGCGAATTTCTGCGCCGCAGCAACGCGGGCACCGAGGCCATGCGCCCCGAAGACCAGCAGCGCGTGCGCGACATTGCCGCCATGCGCCACTGGCGCAACCCGCAGGGCGTGCAGACCAGTTTCCTCTCTGCCGAGGAGGTGGAGAACCTCACCATCCGCTCGGGCACGCTGAACCAGGCCGAGCGCGACACCATCAATTACCACATCGTCGCCACCATCAAGATGCTGGAGACGCTCCCCTGGCCGCGGCATCTGAAAAACGTTCCCGAATACGCAGGCGGCCACCACGAACGCATGGACGGAAAGGGCTACCCGCGCGGCCTCACCCGCGACCAGATGTCGCTGCAGGCCCGGATGATGGGCATTGCCGACATCTTTGAGGCCCTCACGGCCGCAGACCGGCCGTACAAGAGCGGCATGACCCTGTCGCAGGCCATCGCCATCATGTGCCGGATGCGTGACAACGGGCATATCGACCCGGACCTGTTCGAAGTGTTCGTGCGGGAGCGTGTGTACGAACGGTACGGGCGCGAGTTCCTGGAGCCTGCCCAGGTGGACGAGGTGCCGCCGGATACCCTGGCGCTGGCGCTGGCGGTGCGAGGCTGA